The proteins below come from a single Campylobacter sp. CCUG 57310 genomic window:
- a CDS encoding ABC transporter substrate-binding protein, producing the protein MKRRNFLGLGAALGVTAFAPNLFAKERFDIWGMPAIPSTMLAVATMQGELNKTHDMKLRIWNNPDQLRAGVASGDMKLTAAPSNVGVNLANQGIKFGMLNIMTNGLQNVLVKDASIKSIEDLVGKKLIMPFKNDMPDLVFRAICKKRGIDISKIDITYVQTPPESVGLFLQKDYDAALSIEPMSSAAILKGKKMGVDVSVGFELPEIWGESFGVKPYIPQAGLIVSLDYYNSNREVFEVFHNDLQNALEWILQNKQSAAKIGAQYLPAPEPALANAFERSNLTVTKASDLADELMSFFEVLFELNPKILGGKMPDKSLFL; encoded by the coding sequence ATGAAAAGACGAAATTTCTTAGGTTTAGGCGCAGCTCTTGGAGTAACGGCATTTGCTCCAAATTTGTTTGCAAAAGAGAGGTTTGACATCTGGGGGATGCCCGCTATCCCAAGCACTATGCTTGCGGTTGCAACCATGCAAGGCGAGCTTAACAAAACTCACGATATGAAGCTAAGAATTTGGAATAATCCCGATCAACTCCGCGCGGGTGTGGCAAGCGGAGATATGAAGCTAACTGCCGCACCTAGTAATGTGGGCGTAAATTTAGCCAACCAAGGCATAAAATTTGGCATGCTAAACATCATGACAAACGGACTTCAAAACGTCCTTGTTAAAGACGCAAGCATAAAAAGCATAGAGGATTTGGTCGGTAAAAAGCTTATCATGCCTTTTAAAAACGATATGCCCGATCTCGTCTTTCGCGCCATTTGCAAAAAGCGCGGCATAGACATCTCAAAGATCGACATCACCTACGTGCAAACTCCGCCTGAGTCGGTTGGGCTGTTTTTGCAAAAAGACTATGACGCTGCACTATCCATCGAGCCTATGAGCTCGGCTGCCATACTTAAGGGTAAAAAGATGGGCGTGGATGTAAGCGTGGGCTTTGAACTGCCTGAAATTTGGGGCGAGAGCTTTGGCGTGAAGCCATATATCCCGCAAGCGGGTCTTATAGTGAGTTTGGATTATTATAATTCTAACAGAGAGGTTTTTGAGGTATTTCATAACGACTTGCAAAACGCTCTTGAGTGGATTTTGCAAAACAAGCAAAGTGCCGCTAAGATCGGCGCTCAGTATCTGCCTGCGCCGGAACCCGCTCTTGCAAACGCATTTGAGCGCTCAAATTTAACCGTAACTAAAGCAAGCGATTTGGCTGATGAGCTGATGAGCTTTTTTGAAGTGCTGTTTGAGCTAAATCCAAAAATTTTAGGCGGTAAAATGCCTGATAAAAGCCTGTTTTTATGA
- a CDS encoding ABC transporter permease — protein sequence MILIDNVKKDRAAINRVVDYLWGGFSGFATICLLIALWQLGSEKFGEFMLPAPKVVFLKAYSLLLEYKASEIDVTLFRSLVGVGTACIIGITLGLIAGAYKSFAALLKPLITVLLAMPPIIWIVMAIFWFGFGNFSTIFTIIITVLPLTFASSAVGMMSVSEELKEMFDAYHLGLVRKIRHLYIPHLTGYIISSLSVAVAMGVKIVIMAELLGANEGMGAKIASARVMLDTTEVMAYVVLVITLIMLFEYLIIEPLKIALMPWKR from the coding sequence ATGATTTTAATCGATAACGTTAAAAAAGATCGCGCGGCGATAAACCGCGTGGTTGATTATCTCTGGGGCGGATTTAGCGGATTTGCTACGATATGTCTTTTGATCGCTCTTTGGCAGCTTGGTAGCGAGAAATTCGGCGAATTTATGCTACCTGCTCCAAAGGTCGTCTTTCTTAAGGCTTATTCGCTTCTGCTTGAATACAAGGCAAGCGAGATTGACGTAACGCTCTTTAGGTCGCTTGTAGGTGTGGGAACTGCATGTATCATCGGTATCACACTTGGGCTTATTGCCGGTGCTTATAAGAGCTTTGCCGCGCTTTTAAAGCCGCTTATAACGGTGCTTTTAGCCATGCCGCCGATCATTTGGATAGTGATGGCGATATTTTGGTTCGGATTTGGAAATTTTAGCACCATCTTTACTATCATCATAACTGTTTTGCCGCTAACGTTTGCAAGCTCGGCGGTTGGCATGATGAGCGTTAGCGAAGAGCTAAAGGAGATGTTTGACGCATATCATTTGGGACTTGTTAGGAAAATTCGCCACCTTTACATCCCGCATCTTACGGGATATATCATAAGCTCTTTGAGTGTGGCTGTGGCGATGGGCGTTAAGATAGTCATTATGGCGGAGCTTTTGGGAGCAAATGAAGGAATGGGTGCAAAGATAGCAAGTGCGCGTGTTATGCTTGATACGACCGAGGTGATGGCTTACGTGGTGCTTGTTATCACGCTTATCATGCTTTTTGAATATCTCATTATCGAGCCTTTAAAGATAGCACTCATGCCTTGGAAGCGCTAA
- a CDS encoding ABC transporter ATP-binding protein: MLELKNVEYEILRDKVVRNFSIDVKSGEVITLFGASGCGKTTILRLISGIIEPRKGRIINKFARTTYLFQENRLLEWKNALENVLLVMDKPDESLVLSYFERLGLGKKDARKYPNELSGGMRQRVAFVRAIVTEPDLLLMDEPFSGLDYDMKEILMEMIADRVKNGMSVVLVTHDRMEAAKMSDEICFLESKGAVIKRRLKLEKRFEDRNFEYLNAVINENFKGEIYYD; encoded by the coding sequence ATGCTAGAGCTTAAAAATGTAGAATATGAAATTTTGCGCGATAAGGTAGTGAGAAATTTTAGTATAGATGTTAAAAGCGGCGAGGTTATAACTCTTTTTGGCGCAAGCGGGTGCGGTAAGACTACGATACTTAGGCTGATTTCCGGTATCATAGAGCCAAGAAAAGGGCGCATAATCAACAAATTCGCCCGCACGACCTATCTTTTTCAGGAAAACCGCCTCTTAGAGTGGAAAAACGCGCTTGAAAACGTGCTTTTGGTTATGGATAAACCCGATGAAAGTCTAGTGCTTAGCTACTTTGAAAGGCTTGGTCTTGGCAAAAAGGATGCTAGAAAATATCCTAATGAGTTAAGCGGCGGTATGCGCCAAAGAGTCGCCTTCGTGCGCGCTATCGTGACTGAGCCTGATTTGCTTTTGATGGATGAGCCGTTTTCGGGGCTGGATTATGATATGAAAGAAATTTTGATGGAGATGATCGCAGACCGTGTGAAAAACGGCATGAGTGTAGTGCTTGTAACTCATGATAGGATGGAAGCTGCCAAGATGAGCGATGAAATTTGCTTCCTTGAGAGCAAAGGTGCCGTCATCAAGCGCAGGCTAAAGCTTGAAAAACGCTTTGAAGATAGGAATTTTGAGTACTTAAACGCCGTGATAAATGAGAATTTTAAGGGGGAAATTTACTATGATTAA
- a CDS encoding NnrS family protein, which yields MINDFFTYPMRIFFLSSAICAALGGVIFFAPVDFISLHKFIFLHLVGALAYAGFLLTGLTDWTNFTKSLKIHAHILFGIFTLSFLASLVNLWLAHLFMATFWAYLVMLCAYMIWLDKNDDQFGVMGFLLGILLFEICYIVTGEEKFLNLQIHLHIIAILLISFRVSMVLGREAIKRESDMDEAVFVPNLVYKNIAICCVCAFLILSVFFESSGAISYAALACGAAIFAKLKEWHYKELLRHNFIVFYYLMQLLAAVAYAVFGISGILGLGLEANMIHILAINGMIFSIMLIFNIAGLRHSGQELEFLRLSKIAFALVMAAGIFRGFFAYAWSGFYIHLPATLIVIAFVLWFVDFYKIFKENEFSDDPE from the coding sequence ATGATTAATGATTTTTTTACCTATCCTATGCGGATATTTTTCCTTTCAAGCGCGATTTGTGCGGCACTTGGTGGAGTTATATTCTTTGCGCCGGTTGATTTTATAAGCCTTCATAAATTTATATTTTTACACCTTGTAGGCGCGCTTGCTTATGCGGGATTTTTGCTTACGGGACTTACGGACTGGACGAATTTTACTAAGTCGCTTAAAATTCACGCTCATATTTTGTTTGGAATTTTTACTCTTAGTTTCCTTGCCTCGCTCGTAAATTTGTGGCTTGCCCATCTTTTTATGGCTACCTTTTGGGCGTATTTGGTGATGCTTTGTGCTTATATGATCTGGCTTGATAAAAATGATGATCAATTCGGAGTCATGGGCTTTTTGCTTGGAATTTTGCTCTTTGAAATTTGCTATATTGTAACCGGCGAAGAGAAGTTTTTAAATTTGCAAATTCATCTGCATATCATCGCGATTTTGCTCATATCATTTCGCGTTAGTATGGTGCTTGGACGCGAGGCGATAAAGCGCGAAAGCGATATGGATGAGGCTGTGTTTGTGCCAAATTTGGTCTATAAAAATATCGCCATTTGTTGCGTTTGTGCGTTTTTGATCTTAAGCGTGTTTTTTGAATCAAGCGGCGCGATAAGTTATGCGGCGTTAGCTTGCGGTGCTGCGATTTTTGCCAAGCTTAAGGAGTGGCATTATAAAGAGCTCTTAAGGCATAATTTTATCGTTTTTTACTATCTTATGCAGCTTCTTGCGGCAGTTGCTTACGCCGTCTTTGGCATAAGCGGAATTTTGGGTCTTGGGCTTGAGGCAAACATGATTCACATACTTGCGATTAACGGCATGATATTTAGCATTATGCTTATCTTTAATATCGCCGGGCTTCGTCATAGCGGACAGGAGCTTGAGTTTCTACGTCTTAGTAAGATAGCTTTTGCTTTGGTCATGGCCGCGGGAATTTTTAGAGGGTTTTTTGCCTATGCTTGGAGCGGATTTTATATACATCTGCCGGCGACTTTGATTGTAATCGCTTTTGTTTTATGGTTTGTTGATTTTTATAAAATTTTTAAAGAAAATGAATTTAGTGATGATCCCGAGTAA
- a CDS encoding ABC transporter permease, whose protein sequence is MQKFSILRIHAVVIKEFRQILRDKGTLALIIMMPLMLMLLFGYAINNNPRNLPTALVINSQGELSRSLIKSMQNTGYFHIKSITRDLELADELMRKGDVQFIIHFPHDLERDLTRGFMPKILIDIDATDPASSAQVSSALIRAFNQAISRDKFSTEHQNSEFELIVHTKYNPELLTRYQIIPGLVGILLTLTTILLAGISMTKEYERGTMENLLATPLYPTEVMLGKILPYLFISYLQICVLLFIARYLFELPVITNWGSLIACCTLLMLANLGVGFTFSTLAKNQLQVMQMTYFFFLPSLLLSGFMFPFYGMPKWAQILGEFFPLTHFLRMIRGIWLKNALITDYVYDVIAMFVFLCASTALSLYRYKRTLD, encoded by the coding sequence ATGCAAAAATTCTCAATCCTTAGAATTCACGCCGTAGTTATCAAGGAATTTCGCCAAATTCTAAGAGATAAAGGCACACTCGCTCTTATCATCATGATGCCGCTTATGCTCATGCTGCTTTTTGGCTACGCGATCAACAACAATCCAAGAAATTTACCAACCGCACTTGTCATAAATTCGCAAGGAGAGCTTAGCAGATCGCTTATTAAGTCCATGCAAAACACGGGATATTTTCATATAAAAAGTATTACGAGGGATTTAGAGCTTGCAGATGAACTGATGAGAAAAGGCGATGTACAGTTTATTATCCACTTCCCGCATGATTTAGAGCGCGATCTAACAAGAGGCTTTATGCCAAAAATTTTAATCGACATTGACGCTACCGATCCCGCCTCATCGGCTCAGGTTTCAAGCGCGCTTATAAGAGCTTTTAACCAAGCCATTTCAAGGGATAAATTTAGCACAGAGCATCAAAACAGCGAATTTGAGCTGATAGTTCATACCAAATACAACCCTGAGCTTTTAACAAGATATCAGATCATCCCGGGGCTAGTGGGCATACTTCTTACGCTTACGACTATTTTGCTGGCGGGAATTTCGATGACTAAGGAGTATGAGCGCGGCACGATGGAAAATTTGCTCGCGACACCGCTATATCCGACCGAGGTGATGCTTGGTAAAATTTTGCCCTATCTTTTTATCTCGTATCTGCAAATTTGCGTGCTTTTGTTTATCGCGCGATATCTTTTTGAGCTTCCCGTCATAACGAATTGGGGCTCTCTTATAGCCTGCTGCACTCTTTTGATGCTTGCAAATTTGGGAGTTGGATTTACCTTTAGCACGCTTGCTAAAAATCAGCTTCAAGTTATGCAGATGACTTACTTTTTCTTTTTGCCTTCACTGCTACTTTCGGGGTTCATGTTTCCGTTTTACGGCATGCCAAAATGGGCGCAAATTTTAGGAGAATTCTTTCCGCTGACGCACTTTTTGCGTATGATTAGAGGAATTTGGCTTAAAAACGCTCTTATAACAGACTACGTCTATGACGTGATAGCTATGTTTGTATTTTTATGCGCTAGTACTGCTTTATCGTTGTATAGATATAAAAGAACGCTTGATTAG
- a CDS encoding ABC transporter ATP-binding protein has protein sequence MSEYAIDVQGLSKSFAGRVIMDNVNIRVRKGSVCGFLGPNGSGKTTTIRMLCGLLKADSGSGQCLGYDFLTQSDAIRLNTGYMTQKFGWYSDLTVRENLEFIAKLFKLKNQKFEIDRTLDELGLAARQNQSAGALSGGWKQRLALAMCLVHSPRLLLLDEPTAGVDPKARREFWDIIHRLANDGITVLVSTHYMDEAERCHELIYIAYGKILAQGSENEIISKYKLDIWDLSGSRAAEISRLIASSRAVYTVSAFGNSYHIVARDANLLQSEIKNLGYSNAQANLKPIKTSLEDIFIHLLNIFEDERA, from the coding sequence ATGAGCGAGTACGCCATAGACGTTCAAGGACTCTCAAAGAGCTTTGCCGGGCGCGTCATCATGGATAACGTCAATATCAGAGTGCGAAAAGGCAGCGTTTGTGGATTTTTAGGTCCAAACGGAAGCGGCAAGACGACAACGATACGTATGCTCTGTGGACTTTTAAAGGCCGATAGCGGAAGCGGACAGTGTCTCGGATATGATTTTTTAACGCAGTCTGACGCCATAAGGCTAAACACGGGCTACATGACGCAAAAATTTGGCTGGTATAGCGACCTAACCGTTAGAGAAAATTTAGAGTTTATAGCAAAGCTTTTCAAGCTTAAAAACCAAAAATTTGAGATAGATAGGACGCTTGATGAGCTTGGGCTTGCAGCTAGACAAAACCAAAGCGCAGGCGCTCTTTCTGGCGGTTGGAAGCAGCGCCTTGCACTTGCGATGTGCCTTGTGCATAGTCCTAGACTGCTTTTGCTTGATGAGCCCACAGCAGGCGTTGATCCAAAGGCAAGAAGAGAGTTTTGGGATATCATACACCGTCTTGCAAACGACGGCATAACCGTGCTAGTTTCAACCCACTACATGGATGAAGCCGAGCGCTGCCACGAGCTTATTTACATAGCTTACGGCAAAATTTTAGCCCAAGGCAGTGAAAATGAGATCATCTCCAAATACAAACTTGACATCTGGGATCTAAGCGGCTCGCGCGCAGCTGAAATTTCAAGGCTAATAGCCTCAAGCAGAGCGGTTTATACAGTTTCTGCTTTTGGAAACAGCTATCACATAGTAGCTCGCGATGCGAATTTGCTCCAAAGCGAGATAAAAAATCTTGGATACTCAAACGCTCAAGCAAATTTAAAGCCGATAAAAACGAGTTTGGAAGATATATTTATCCATCTTTTAAACATTTTTGAAGATGAGCGTGCGTAG
- a CDS encoding HlyD family secretion protein encodes MNAKFIVLSLFLLLAGCDKKADDTHFNGYLEGEYIHISPYFSGRIVKIHVKEGEIIDSGKLLFELEDTLQKANLNITKANLASLEAKLEDLNLGMRKEEIERIKAKLDEAKAASWLADKNWQRTKKLIAKNSVSNKEADIAKAEFERARAVVSELEASLKIANLPARANQINSLKADINALKEDIKAKEWQLNETKIYAPKAGKIEEIFYKESEWALNSKPAILLLPVNELKAKFFVPIAYIGEFKEGQKIKIGCIGCENLTATVSKIASKPEYTPPIIYSENTQDTLTYRVEALLDNPSEFLHPSLPISVRQRR; translated from the coding sequence ATGAATGCAAAATTTATAGTTTTATCTCTTTTTTTGCTACTTGCCGGTTGCGACAAGAAAGCGGACGACACGCATTTTAACGGCTATTTAGAAGGTGAATATATCCACATATCGCCTTATTTTAGCGGACGCATAGTAAAAATTCACGTAAAAGAAGGCGAGATTATTGATTCGGGCAAGTTGCTATTTGAGCTTGAAGATACTTTGCAAAAAGCGAATTTAAACATAACTAAAGCGAATTTAGCCTCACTTGAAGCAAAGCTTGAGGATCTAAATTTAGGCATGCGAAAAGAAGAGATCGAGCGTATCAAAGCCAAGCTAGACGAAGCCAAAGCGGCAAGTTGGCTTGCAGATAAAAATTGGCAGCGAACTAAAAAACTAATAGCCAAAAACTCGGTTTCTAATAAAGAAGCAGATATCGCAAAAGCCGAATTTGAAAGAGCAAGAGCCGTAGTAAGCGAGCTTGAAGCCTCTTTAAAGATCGCAAATTTGCCCGCCAGAGCTAATCAAATAAACAGCCTAAAAGCGGACATAAATGCACTCAAAGAAGATATCAAAGCCAAAGAGTGGCAGCTAAACGAAACCAAAATTTACGCTCCAAAAGCGGGCAAGATCGAAGAGATTTTTTATAAAGAGAGCGAGTGGGCGTTAAACTCAAAGCCCGCCATCCTGCTACTTCCCGTAAACGAGCTAAAAGCCAAATTTTTCGTGCCGATCGCTTATATCGGCGAGTTTAAAGAGGGACAAAAGATAAAAATCGGCTGCATTGGATGTGAAAATTTAACCGCAACCGTTAGCAAGATAGCCTCCAAGCCCGAATACACCCCGCCCATCATATACAGCGAAAATACACAAGATACGCTAACTTACCGCGTCGAAGCCCTGCTTGATAACCCAAGCGAGTTTTTACACCCTTCTCTTCCTATCAGTGTAAGGCAAAGGCGATGA
- a CDS encoding molybdate transport repressor codes for MRIKENKKGAIGSLIMSVLLFVAGFLGYVYYELAASAIFTMIATLVCAVFCVKKIIQESFIEIFDDGFGVKKGSKQHKFYFKDIDEISTRVVDKKRDIQVLNVKFKRGRLDREVAEWLIQPIGENDAIILDKYEKSKYEIFNLLREKLQKLNTEK; via the coding sequence ATGCGGATAAAAGAGAATAAAAAGGGCGCTATAGGATCGCTTATCATGTCGGTTTTGCTGTTTGTGGCTGGTTTTTTAGGATATGTTTATTATGAACTTGCGGCTTCTGCGATTTTTACCATGATAGCAACTTTAGTATGTGCCGTTTTTTGTGTGAAAAAGATAATTCAAGAGAGTTTTATAGAAATTTTTGATGACGGATTTGGCGTGAAAAAGGGTTCTAAACAACATAAATTTTATTTTAAAGATATCGATGAGATCAGCACTCGCGTTGTGGATAAAAAGCGAGATATTCAGGTTTTAAATGTGAAATTTAAAAGAGGAAGGCTTGATAGAGAGGTCGCTGAGTGGCTTATCCAGCCAATCGGTGAAAACGATGCGATAATCTTAGATAAATACGAAAAATCAAAATATGAAATTTTTAATCTTTTAAGAGAGAAGCTGCAAAAACTTAATACTGAAAAATAA
- a CDS encoding autotransporter outer membrane beta-barrel domain-containing protein: MEISKVVCGVLAGIALSSISFAADYDLKDIPQMQAVNLDDDIAKSEKEKDEAKKEQGENNKLLEGLKNQKNQKEQEKVNADKKLKDKKAEVDNLTKSLTKDIKEADERIRKAIEERKGIEKLIISFPEQIKQLEKELQVLDKEIKELEKQKESADPSSQPGIQEKIDKKKKEKDEKTEKKEIVKADIDRLKERKKGVEEDLREAQEQKNKFNAQIDQAERELSELVPKTQQQIQKAEQEIQRLNGEIDALNEKIKKQQEKIDKIEKELEKAKKQRDKSKNLLSGNELSAEQKDVLRALLEFKGNDVVNAIISQGTAEEISEFVRSNTTSINQTLESLNKGLQTDIIKFSSDLSTNTRLAKLSNPFKGDLALAYAVKNLKGEMFADSGDSMASVVRYYTDRFNYDSNFWGNIIGAKGKVKDGGNPELYGFTLGYDKAFDDVIFGAFVTYAKSKVDFSMIESEADNYQIGVYSRAYMDNHEIDGKISMGIAKNELDRSVKAGLNTLNQKGKYNSYLASFDLDYGYVTKLSDTMFIKPTVGFGYSFVKNKAFNESGDLPLSYNANRSKVLNLRASGEFRKYVNDGSYLYVAPGVEREIYKSIDDNIVRFVGSNKDIIFKNNDKKSTYFTLQTGADFKITESLSTNLNFGVKAKSKNQFYNGSIGLKYKF; this comes from the coding sequence ATGGAAATTTCAAAAGTTGTTTGTGGAGTATTGGCGGGGATAGCTTTAAGTTCGATTTCTTTTGCTGCGGATTATGATTTAAAAGATATACCGCAGATGCAGGCTGTAAATTTAGACGATGATATAGCAAAATCAGAAAAAGAAAAAGATGAAGCTAAAAAAGAGCAAGGAGAAAATAATAAGCTTCTTGAGGGTTTGAAAAATCAAAAGAATCAAAAAGAACAAGAAAAAGTAAATGCCGATAAAAAACTTAAAGATAAAAAAGCTGAAGTTGATAACTTAACTAAAAGCCTGACTAAAGACATTAAGGAGGCTGATGAGAGAATTAGAAAAGCAATTGAAGAGAGGAAGGGAATTGAAAAGTTAATCATATCATTTCCGGAACAAATTAAACAATTAGAAAAAGAACTTCAAGTATTAGATAAAGAGATCAAGGAATTAGAGAAACAAAAAGAATCTGCCGACCCATCTTCACAACCAGGCATTCAAGAAAAAATAGATAAAAAAAAGAAAGAAAAAGATGAAAAAACAGAGAAAAAAGAAATTGTGAAAGCGGATATTGATAGGCTTAAGGAAAGGAAAAAAGGAGTAGAAGAAGATTTAAGAGAAGCTCAAGAGCAGAAAAATAAATTTAATGCTCAAATAGATCAAGCAGAGAGAGAGTTGAGTGAGCTTGTACCAAAAACACAACAACAAATACAAAAGGCCGAACAAGAGATACAAAGATTAAATGGCGAGATAGATGCTTTAAATGAAAAGATTAAAAAGCAACAAGAGAAGATAGATAAGATAGAAAAAGAGCTTGAAAAAGCTAAAAAACAAAGAGATAAATCAAAAAATTTACTTTCAGGAAATGAGCTTAGCGCCGAGCAAAAGGATGTTTTAAGAGCATTGCTTGAGTTTAAGGGAAATGATGTAGTAAATGCTATCATATCACAAGGAACAGCTGAGGAAATTTCAGAATTTGTAAGATCAAATACTACATCTATCAACCAAACTTTAGAGTCGTTAAATAAAGGATTGCAAACGGATATTATAAAATTTAGCTCAGATTTATCGACAAATACTCGTCTTGCTAAACTAAGCAATCCTTTTAAGGGTGATCTTGCTCTTGCCTATGCCGTTAAAAATTTAAAAGGAGAGATGTTTGCCGATAGTGGCGACTCTATGGCTTCTGTGGTTAGATACTATACTGATAGATTTAATTATGATAGTAACTTTTGGGGTAACATTATAGGAGCAAAAGGCAAAGTAAAAGATGGCGGCAACCCTGAGCTTTATGGATTTACTTTAGGATATGACAAAGCCTTTGATGATGTTATATTTGGTGCGTTTGTCACTTATGCTAAGTCAAAAGTTGATTTTAGTATGATTGAGAGCGAGGCCGACAACTACCAAATAGGCGTTTACTCAAGAGCTTATATGGATAATCACGAGATAGACGGTAAAATTTCTATGGGTATAGCAAAAAATGAGCTTGATAGAAGCGTTAAGGCAGGATTAAATACTCTTAATCAAAAAGGCAAATACAATTCATATTTAGCATCTTTTGATCTGGACTACGGATATGTGACAAAGCTTAGCGATACTATGTTTATCAAGCCTACGGTAGGTTTTGGATACTCTTTTGTAAAAAATAAAGCATTTAACGAAAGCGGAGATTTGCCTTTGTCATACAATGCAAATAGGTCTAAAGTCTTAAATTTAAGAGCATCAGGCGAATTTAGAAAGTATGTTAATGACGGAAGTTACTTGTATGTAGCGCCTGGAGTAGAAAGAGAAATTTATAAAAGCATTGATGATAATATAGTAAGATTTGTAGGGTCAAATAAAGATATTATCTTTAAAAACAATGATAAAAAATCAACCTATTTCACACTTCAAACAGGTGCTGATTTTAAAATAACCGAAAGCTTAAGCACAAATCTAAATTTTGGCGTAAAAGCTAAATCAAAAAATCAATTCTACAACGGAAGCATAGGATTGAAGTATAAATTCTAA